The DNA segment gacaattccacttccaacctgtagggggaccaaagaggaaaagtgtttCGGTGTTGCGTTAACAAGGCAGCAAATACAAGCGCTTTCATCAGTGGGTCATACGCTCAATCACCAATGTTTCAACTCAGTTCTTGATAGATAAGTACTTTATGGACAAATAACTACATTAAAATAGTACAATTTCTAACACCACACTATAAAATACTCTGTAACAAGTAACAATACTGCATTGTAAataatacttaagtaaaagtaagtatCTTCAGGAAaaagtacttaaagtattaaaagtaaaagtactaaacGCATGAAGAAAACTTCACATTTTGGAAACTTGAAACAACCTCCTTGAGCTGTGTGTCAAAACCACAGTTTGAAAACGTTGTCATTTAGATAAATATTACTTAAAGAAGCACCATGTCTTCCACTAATATTTGTACTTGGGTTATAAGGAAAAGATGCATATTTACACAAGATGATGAGTGGGTGAGGTATAATGGATTTAAGCTTAATGAAAACACAGGATGGTACATCTCTGCACTGCAGTTGTTTTGTTGGTAACATTTCATAAAGGTGGAATGTTGCTTCTTTATATCTGACATTAGCTTATTTTATTGTGGTCCTAAACCATAAGAAAAGTTCCAGTAACATGCTAATTTGCAGttgcaaattacattttctcCAAACAAAGCTCAAATCATGTATGAATTCCTGAAAACGGTCAGTGTTGTAACGGTGTCAggtaattgtatttattttaaaataattcagcTCCTCTGATTCAAAAATGTTGAGCAAACAAACTAATAAGCAAAAACTGTGGAACAGTggaatgcaaaataaaaaaatatatatgtaaaaaattatatatataaatacaaagaacaaACATGACATTCCTATTTAAAATATTAGTTGCATTTATACAGCATGTTGTGCCATTACAGTGAATTAAATCTGAATACAAAAAGGGCTTCACACAGCATTCCACTGTGATAAACTGTGAAATATTTTGACTATACCCTCCTATTCCAACCTGttattatattcatatttatgtaATTTCAATCTATTGCGGCTATTTTGAATATGGTTGATAAACTAAGCACTTCTTGTTATGTGGCTGACTCAGTCTGTTTAGACTCATTGCATTTCTGTCTCTGCAAAGTGAGGAAAACTGATCTCTGTCCTGCTTTCATTCATGACGCCGGCCTCATATTACATACTTAAGGCTCCACTTAAcagttcctcctcctctttttctcttttataaaCACATCACTCACATTAGAAgtctttaaaaacattgaatatAAATAGATCAATATGATGAAATTGTCTATGTGCAGGTCCAGCAACTTTAGATCTTTAAATGTTGGCCTGCAGCATATCAGAGGGTCAGAGCATGTCTCAGGGAGGAAACACAGACCACTTCTGGAAGTTGCCAGATATCTAAatctattttacatttttcatttacaaaatACCCAAGATGACTAGAAATAGAgggaaaaatagccttttgttgtttgtgtagtCTCTCAGATCTTTTTGTTTCTAAATTTGCACTGAAACAAAGGGCAAAATACATTAACATTACAAAATAAGATCCTAGACAATATAAACCACTTGAAACCTTCTTGGGTGAACCCACTGCAATGCTGGAATAAAAGGTGACTGTTTATAATGTATGAAGTAATCATAAGCATTCCCATTTTTTGTTAAACACAACACCACAGTTTGAACAgggtaaaaatgtaataacGTACTCacgatgaaaatgaaaaaaagatctAAGAGCAGATAAACGTGATAGACCTGTGTGAAGGAATGTTATGTTCACTATTCAGGTGTGTTCATAAGTGCATGCGTGTATGTGGAAGGCTAATCTATCCAACCATGCGTCTGTCTTGTATAATTGATGAGCACAGTATCACCATGTTATTCTAACCCTGCAGGAGAAAGAaaggatagagagatagagagaaagggaaataaTAATTTAGCTCAAATCAGTTTAGGGAAGCCTTTAACAAGCAGTTTGTGTAGTCCGAGCTTGACCGTTTTATCATCTCTGCTACATTTTTTGGAGTAAAGTGGTTTTTGGACTCAGGATCATCATGATACCATGGTGGCCCAACTGCTAGGGCTGGNNNNNNNNNNTCTTTTTATTTCTACCCACCAACCTGCTCACCGTTATCACATATGGTAAGCCAATGTCTATGTCTTCAGATTCATTTGCACTTATCTGACTTGCAGTTAGAAAATGGTTTTCCACATAGAAGGAGTTGAATGTTtgatgatcatttatttatatagtatatttatGTCATTATATATCTGTAATTCAGTTCAAATTCAAGATTCGAATTATAGCACAACAAATACTTGCTATTGAAGGTTCATAGTTTCATAACAATATATTGACAATATTCTTTTTTAGAaatttatgtaaaaacaaacattgtacCACAGGATTATTTGTAACCATGATTTCTACAGAGTGGGaaattttacagtttaaatgtaaaaagtgtCACCCTTCTttagtgaaaaaataaatagtggCATTATCGTTTCTGTTCTGGACTTATTGGTCCTTAAAATATACACTAATACAAATATGTCTACCGTGATCTGAACATCACGTTCTGGACATATTGGCCTTGCCAATTAATCAGGCTCTAATTATGAGCTAAAATAGAAATAgaagatgttttaaaatgttttgttttacagtgtgtgagGAGTTGTCTTCTAATGTAATGCATAACAGTGGAACACAGTTCACCGAAACTGTCGATTTAGAGTTAACAGAGAATGAGAATACCTAAGAAAGAATAATTTGACTAATTCTTTATCTGCTTTTGGAAACCCTCATTAAACTATCAAAGTGTGTCTGAAACTTAATAGTGTAATTAATCTTGTAACTGAACATTGGCAGGACACTCAACACCaccatctccttttctttcacgcgcacgcacgcacgcacgcacgcaNNNNNNNNNNcacgcacgcacgcacacacacacacacacacacacagaggtttgCTTGCATGTCAGTGTATCCTCTCCCTCTTTCAGCGGTGGAGATCAATCCCAAAGGGAGGTGGTGTACCAGGACACCAGTGTGTATGGAGGGGTGGGCAAAGCGGTGATCTGGAATGCGGTCCACCTTACCTGACATGTACATATGGGCTTCACCATGCCTGGAACTGAAGCTATAAGAGCTGTGGTGTATGATTTGGGGAAAGGCAGAGGATCCAGCAGCTGGCCCAGACGCTTGGACAGCTCACGGTCATCTCAAACAGGCAGCTGTGAGTATCGAGAACCTGCATCATGCTGCACGAGGCCTGTTAACCGCAGGCTTTCTATGACATAGAACAGGAGCCCAAAGTCTTCTACTACTATGTGCACCTCACTGTCCGAGGTAAGACTATCTGCACTCTGAAACACTTACCTTCTTCAGGCAGGGACGTAGCTAAGGGTGAAAGCAGATGAAGAACAAGTAGATGAAGAACCATGTTCTTCAGAGATTGTAAACATACCTAACTGTGTGAACGTGTCTTGAATACAGTTCCCGTCAGTAAGCCTTACCTCCTGATGAGTGATGTATCTCCGGTGGAGGGATCTACGATGTGGATGAGCTGCAATCTGGAAAATGGCACTGGACCCATCCAGTATGTGTGGCAGTATGAGACCCGCAGCAGCAACATCTCAGCCTTTGCACAGGGAAACACCAACATTATCAACGTGACCAACATCAATCGCAACCACACCGGCTGGTACCGCTGTGTTGCCAGCAACGCCGTCAACAGTGAGAGCTCTAACCGGTTATGGCTGGACACCATCTGTGAGTATTTGAGAGTTTGGGGTAGGATTTGGGTGTATCTTTGTATGCTTTGATTTTGTTCACTTTCCTTCTTTGGCATTTGATGTGTGAGTAATAAATCGAGAGGACATGCAGCTTTAGCATTTCTCACACTCATAAAATATAACCATGTGCCATGCGGTGATTGATAACTTTGAGTCATCACCTAACATTATCAAACCTGCTTGTAGTGTGTATGNNNNNNNNNNAACTCCAGTGGTTTAAATTTGAGGTACGGAGACAGTGTTGTAGCTACCATTGCGGACGCTGAGCTCATGATCTCCTTTAGGCAGATTGTAAAGATGATGTGAGAAGAGAGAATGAAGCAGGAGGTGTCTCCtgttagttgtgtgtgtttgtaacatGTCTGTGTCCTTCATAtcttgagtgtgtgcatgtctttTCTCCTCAGTTGGCCCGGACATCCCTCAGATAGACTGGTCAAAGTGAGTTACCAACAGCCAACAGAGTAACGAGGTGGAGCTGGAAATGGCAGGTTAGAgaatgaaggaggaggaggaggacaggttTCATCCTGCAGCACATAGGGTGTCAGAGCAACCAGGAAGGAGTGGCAGCAACAATGATTCAAAACAGGAGACTGAGGAGAGGGTCCAACCACCAGATGGTACCCTATAATCATCCAGGACCCAGAAGTCAGGATTACACAGTAGGGAGACTGATACCAACCGTACTACCATTCAGCATCCGCACAACCTGTCAACCACCGCAGCAGTCGGACACCGTTCTGCTGCTAAGACTCAGGTATAGTAAGTGAAACAGAGTGAGGAAAGTGTGGTCAGATAGGGGACTTAGGGACAGAATTGAGCAAAGACAGGAGCTTGATGTAGGATGTCTTAGCGCAACAGATGATGAAAATACATGCAAAAACAATGAATATGGAATTACCAAAAAGGTAACAGGTGAGTAGGTGATTATTCCAAACATTAACGATGCTGTGTCCGCATAGCTTAGGgtggtgtgttgggggggggggggtttcttcCTGTGAAGCAGATGAACAACATGTTACAACAACCTAAAGTGTTTTGACCTAGTCATGAAGACAGTTCACCGTCAGTAGCCTTACCTCCTGATGAGTGATGTATCTCCGGTGGAGGGATCTCGATGTGGATGCGCTGCAATCGGAAAATGGCACTGGACCCATCCCGTATGTGTGGCAGCATGAGACCCGCAGCGGACACATCTCAGCCTTTGCAGGGAAACACCACATTATCAACGGACCAACTCAATCGCAACCACACCGGCTGGTACCGCTGTGTGGCCAGCAACAACGCAACAGTGAGAGCTCTAAACGGTATGGCTGGACACCATCTGTTGTGAGTATTTGGGAGTTTGGTTAAAGATTTGGGTgtttcaagtttaaaaaaaataaaccagacTTTAGAAATGCATTTATATACTTTCTTTAATACAAACCTTTCAAATACCAATTAAACATATGGCAAAAGGCCTATTATATTACTGTTTTCAGATAATACTGTATTTTGTGATTCTAGAAGATAGGTTgattacatgctttaatgttcaacaaCATTTATATCTTTTCATATGCCAATGgctgctgctgcacctgtattcagCCTCACCCCTATTTTCCAACGGGTGCATGTACGCGATGCGCACACCGGGGGCGAAACATAGGTTGTACGTGGACACAAACCGAGAGTAGAAAAAAACCTGGGAAATCGGATTTTTTGGTTTATGCTACAGGGATTTCTCTGAAATATGTTTACCTTATTCTTTAGAGCTCAGGCCACGTTTAAAGGTGTCCTGCTACTATGGTCtcattaacatttttatgtggaaaaagcttggttaccttgttttaaGCATTCTGTGTGGTATAGAAAAGACTCAGCTTGATTTGTGACCGTTACTCATATATTCAAGCTGATGGGCTAACaactagccaatgagagcctagCTAGTAGATCTTTTGCCCAGCGCAACTAGGCAGTctatgaatagtaatgagctcaggaaCATGACGTTGactgacagcttttgtaatGTGCCTGATTtccgcttatttcttttcagtgggctagagctgacagagaagGTACCTCACATTCACaaactaacacaaacacaacatatggacctaacatatttcaaaaaatacaagTCAAAACGGTTGTTGTGTGGCAGGCCGACTAACATGAATATATTAACATtataaatatgacagaaagttacgAGAAAAAGCATTAGGAACAATTCAAACATTTCTCAACCTCAGAGACAAATGTAACTTATGCCGTGGTTGAATGATAACTTGATAAGTCATCACCTAACACATTATCAAACAGACTGTAGTGTGTTATGGTAATACTTGGAACTCCAGTGGTTTAATTGAGGGTACGGAGGCAGTGTTGTAGCTACATTGCTGACGTCTGACTCATGAGCTTTGTGAGTTCGTAAACAGGTACTGCACACTGGGCCGCAGTTAACCATCACTAAGATCCTACGCATGCACACTGGCGACTACACCTGCTCGGCAGAGAACACCTACCTAAACACCCGCTCCAAAAAAACCATCGGCCTGACCGTCTACTGTGAGTGTGATCTGTGACCTCTTATCGCCCCtgatttttatcattattaacACTGAACATCCTAGTCAAACTAAACAAAACTTCCTTTTCACTTTCAATTAACCCTCTCCTTTGACTCTTctgttttaattaattataattacaGAAGTTGTCTGTGATCTTAATCCCGTTCAAATAGAGTACCATGCACTGTGATGATATTAGTCCCTTGTTAATCAACACGTCTGGGATTTGGCAGGGTCGTACAtcattttttaaggtttttgtttcctttgcGCCTCTTTATCCCGTTCACGAAGACGGATATGGGATGGCGGGGGCGGCAGATGCCACCTTTAATGGCCAACCGAATCTGGACCATTGCCCGACCAGAGTCCTCCGTAACCAAGTCCATGCGCCCCCCGCGGCTTTGTCCAAGGGCTGACAATAATGCTATGTGGGTGCTGCCAGGGTGGGGATAGGGTATGTGCCCCTGGTAACCTCTGCCCAGCCTGGCTCAAAAAGATACGTAAACCCAACCCAAGTGTGGTGCGGCGGCCTCGCCCTGGCTGGCCTCTGAGCGCCTCCGGGTGGCCAACTCATGGGGTACAGATATTTCAGTAAATTCAAGTAAAAGCAGGATTTGCTTATCCCCTGAATGTGCCTCACGAAACGCAGATCACACAAGGTGCCTAGATGTTACTAATCGTGTGCAAATAGGGCTTAAGACTTCAAAACAGACCAAAAAGCTTGCGCTTGCAAATGCATgcttgcacacacgcacgcttgTCGTTCTGCTCTCGGTTTTGTTTGTGCTGAGGTTATGCATTTTGACTTATTACTCAGATCATATGTCTGACCTAAAAGAACTCATCCCCCAAGAGAGATAGCgagcatttcctttttttacacaTCTTTCACATTTAGAGAAGACAGGCTTTGTATGGACTTGCCATTCATCTATGTTGCCTAGTTTTAGCCTAAGAAAAAGTTGGAAGTGAATAGATATCTCAGGAAAAGCATTTTTTCCCTACGAATTAGGTAGGATGTTTAAATGCCAACACCCTGAACACACGTTACACTGAATCTCATCCCCGCAGACCCACCCGATGGCTCCCCCTCNNNNNNNNNNGTTCTGTTGAGGCAGCTCTGAATTATACCACTGTGAGACTCCTCTGCTCTTGGCCCGGCGGATTACCCTCCCCCTTTCTCCACTGGACCGGACTCGGGAACCAAGTGGGCCAAGACGAGGCTGGCACAGGGCAGCAAACAAATCCAATGAACAACACTGCCGTCTTGCTGCCATCTGAAGGCCTCAACTCCAACAGCTTGTTTATGCCTGGGCTCCCACCTGGCTCTCAAACAATCAACACAGTGCAGCACACCCACATGTAAGaacaaagaaagggaaagaggTTTTTGCTCTTTTCCCTCCGCTAGATATTCCCCCTGCAGAGCCGGAGTGTTTTGCCTATGTGACTAACAATACACAGTATCTGATGCTGTCCTGCTCCTGGGATGGAGGGGCCCCANNNNNNNNNNTGTGGTGGGAGGGCCCAGATGGCCAGGTCAAAGGTGGAGAAGAAAACTCCAACATCCTGATCCTTCGCTACGGCACCGCACGCAGCGGAAAACCCTACACCTGCAATGCTAAGCATCCACTTCTGGTCCAAACCAAANNNNNNNNNNTGACACTGGGTCAGTGCACATTGTCAGACacatctgacaaaaaaaaaagcaaatatgaTTAGTTAATTAACTCATTTATTCATTGTCCCCTGTAGAGGCTCCTGTATTGCTGACACAGCGCAGAGTTGTGTCTGTATACGAGGGGAGTGACGTTCAGCTCACCTGCAACCTGAGATCCAACTACCTTCCTGTCAGTGAAATCACCTGGTTTAACAATCAGGGTGTGGGCGTCCTAGACACCTCAAAGTACGTACTGCTGCAAACATCTGCATGGGCCAATCTGACTgtgaaagacacaaacacacaagacagCGGCGAGTACAAATGCTCTGCTTCCAACGCAGTGGGAGGAACTGAAATTAATGTCACTTTAGAGATCAACAGTAAGTTTCATTTTGTACCTATATCTGTTGTCTTACTGCTAGAGCTTTGTAAAGGACTAGTTTGACAGTTTGGGAATAACAATTGCTTATTTACTTTGCTgagttaaataaaaagattgataccacATCTGTATGGGAAAAATTAAGCTGCAACCTTCAGAGAGCTGGAACCCAGGGACAGAAGCAAGCCCTGTgcaaaaccaaaatgtaaaaagaattgTGATGTAACAGGGGTACACATGAGTATTTACTGGTTGTATTTGTGTCTTTAACAGGGTACCCCATGCCACCTAATGTGACCCTGGTCAAAGTGATGTNNNNNNNNNNACAGCGTAACGAGGTGGAGCTGGAATGGCAGGTAGAgaatgaaggaggaggaggatggacaGGTTTCATCCTGCAGCACATATGGGTGTCAGAGCAACCAGGAAGGAGTGGCAGCAACAATGATTCAAAACAGGAGACTGAGGAGAGGATCAAACCACCAGACTGGTACCCTATAATCATCCAGGACCCAGAAG comes from the Etheostoma spectabile isolate EspeVRDwgs_2016 chromosome 13, UIUC_Espe_1.0, whole genome shotgun sequence genome and includes:
- the LOC116700895 gene encoding V-set and immunoglobulin domain-containing protein 10-like 2 — its product is MARPGPTMVLPRAASPLTTSPTSATPATSQAPPPGDDNEPAFYDIEQEPKVFYYYVHLTVRVPVSKPYLLMSDVSPVEGSTMWMSCNLENGTGPIQYVWQYETRSSNISAFAQGNTNIINVTNINRNHTGWYRCVASNAVNSESSNRLWLDTIFGPDIPQIDWSK